ACCTGCATTTAGAGCTAATTTTTGATAATAAGGTATGAACAACATAGAAGAGCAAATTAATACATTTGCATTTTTATCTTTTTCCATAATTCTTTCTGTTGCTTTTAATCCATTTAGTACAGGCATATTAATATCCATGATAACGATTACAGGGTTATATTTTTCATATTGCATAATTCCTTCAAGACCGTTACATGCTTCATATACAGTAAACTTATATTCTTCTAAAATTTCTCTAATATTCTTTCTTATGTATGAGTTATCATCCACAACAAGTGCAATTTTATTCATATTTAAACCTCCAAGTTAAATATCTCAACTATTTTCTTTGCTTCTCCGTCGTTATCGTTAGTGTCTATCATTTCAAGTTCTGGAGCTTTTTCTTTTAATAAATATATAGCATTACCCATAACAAATCCACGTCCTACTTCTTTTAACATTTCATAGTCGTTTAATGAATCACCAAATGCTATAGCTTCTTCAAGTTTTATGCCATCTCTTTCTAAAACAAGTTTAGCAGCTTTTGCTTTATCTGAATCAGTAGAGAAAATTTCAAGGCAATTTTCTCCTACAAAGACCATATGTAAATTCTTGTTTGTTATCTCTTTTTGTAGTTTTTCTCTTAGTTTTAATAAACCTTTATGTTCACCTATAAAATGCATTTTATTAAATGTTTTACTTCTAAATTCTTCTTCAGATACTGTTGTTGGGAAATATGGTTTATCAGGTCTGTGAGTTCTGTAATATATTTCAGCAGCTCTATCAACAACAAGCCATATATTTCTGAAGTAACCATTTATTAATAGATCTTCACCACATGACTTATAATCTATTGAAGCTATTTCTTTTACAGTTTCTAAATCAAGAGTAGAATTGTGTATTTCATTTCCATCTTCATCTAGTATTCTTGTTCCATTAACAGTTATTAAAGGTATTTTAACTCCTATAGATTCAGCTATTTCTTGAGTACTTGCTTGTAATCTTCCTGTTGCTATATAAAACTTGTATCCATTTTTTACTAATTTTCTTATTACTTTTTTTGTGTATTCACTTACTACATGTTCATCATTTAGTAAAGTTCCATCTAAGTCAGTAACTACTGCTTTATACATAATTTCCCCTTTCAATCATAATATCTTAAATTATATCTCAATATCACAAAAAAATCAAATATGTGGTATAATAATATATATAGAAATATTGAGATTAAAAATGAGGTGAACTATGAAAATAGAAGAATATTCTATTAATAAAAATGAACAAAATATGAAATTGGAAGATAAGATAGAGCTTCCTACAGTCTACACTGTTAAAATTTTAGACGATAGTTTTTTAAGACTTAAAATGGAAAGAATATTTGAAGAATTAAATCAAAAAGAACTTGCAAAATTTGCTTTAAGTAATGCTAAAAGATTTTTAGACTATTTTGATGATGAACTTAAAGATGACAAAAGAATACTAGAGGCAGAAGAAATGTTTAATAAATACTTGAAAGATGAAATTAGTTCTATAGATATGAGAAAAGCATCACTAGTTGCTAATAAACTTGATAAAGAATCTAAAACTGAAATAGGTAAACATGCTGCACGTAGTTTTGCACAAGCTATAGGTTCAACACATATGAGGGCTAATGCTATAGCTTCAACAGATAATATGATAAGGGTTATAAACCTTATTCATGAAAATGATATAGAGGCTGCAACCAATGAAAGAAAAAAACAACTAGAACTTTTAAATGAAATGACAAAATAAATTCCACATTGTAAAACTACAAACCTTTTTAAAGAGCTAGATGCATTGTAAAAACTAAGCAAATGAGTATTTAAACAAAAAAAAGATGTTAAAATAGTAACTATGTTGACAATAATTGATTTTGGAATTAAACTAGTATTGTAAGTAGACATAAATCACGGAGGTTTATAATGAAAAATTTAGAAAAAAAAGATTTTTTAGAAATGTTTAAACAAATGCAAGAAATAAGATTATTTGATCTTAAGGTTGCTCAACTTGTTAAAAAAGGAAAAGTACCAGGAATGACTCACTTTTCTGTAGGGGAAGAAGCTGCAAGTGTTGGGGCTATGTATGCTTTAAATCCAGATGACTATATAACATCTAACCACAGAGGTCATGGACAAGCTATAGCAAAAGGAATAGACTTAAATGCTATGATGGCTGAAATATTAGGTAAATATACAGGTATATGTAAAGGTAAAGGTGGATCAATGCATATAGCTGATGTTGATAGTGGTAACTTAGGAGCTAACGGTATAGTTGGTGGAGGACATGGTATGTCAGTTGGAGCTGCTCTTACTCAAAAAATGAAAAATACAGGTAAAATAGTTGTATGTTTCTTTGGAGATGGAGCAACTAATGAAGGAAGTTTCCATGAAGCAATGAATATGGCTTCAATTTGGAAATTACCAGTAATATTTTATTGTATAAATAATGGATACGGAATAAGTGCTAATATTTCAAAAATGGTAAATGTAAAACATATACATGAAAGAGCAGTAGCTTATGGTGTTCCAGGAATGTTTATTGAAGATGGAAATAATGTATTAGATGTATATAACAAATTTACTGAAGCAGTTAAATATGTAAGAGAAGGAAATGGTCCTGTACTTATAGAAAGTATTACATATAGATGGCTTGGACACTCTTCTTCAGATCCAGGAAGATATAGAACTCGTGAAGAAGTTGATGAATGGAAACAAAAAGATCCAATAGAAAATTTAAGAAAATATTTATTGGAAAATTCTATAGCTAAAGAACAAGAATTATTAGATATAGAAGCTAGTGTTAAACAAGCAATAGAAGAAGCAGTGGTATTTGCTGAAAACAGTCCATTACCACCACTTGAAACAGCATTTGAAGATATATATGCAGACTAATTAAGAAAGGGCTTAAAAATAAATATGGAAACAAAATTAATGTCATTTAGAGATACAATAATTTTAGCTATGTCAGAGGAAATGAGAAGAGATCCTGATGTAATATTAATGGGGGAAGATGTTGGAGTATTTGGTGGAGACTTTGGTACTTCAGTAGGTATGATAGAAGAATTTGGACCTGAAAGAGTAAGAGACTGTCCTATATCAGAATCAGCTATATCAGGAGCAGCAGCAGGAGCAGCTATGACAGGATTAAGACCTATAGTTGATATGACTTTCATGGATTTCGTTGTTATAGCAATGGATAATATAGTTAACCAAGCTGCAAAAACTAGATATATGTTTGGTGGAAAAGGAAAAGTTCCTATGACTATTAGATGTGCTGCAGGAAATGGAGTAGGATCAGCAGCTCAACATTCACAATCACTTGAAAGCTGGTTTACACATATTCCAGGATTAAAAGTTGTAGCTCCAGGAACTCCAAGAGATATGAAAGGATTATTAAAAGCTTCAATTAGAGATAACAATCCAGTAATAATATTAGAATACAAATCAGAATTTAACCAAAAAGGAGAAGTTCCGGTAGATCCTGAATTTGTTATTCCTTTAGGAGTTGGAGAAATTAAAAAAGAAGGAACTGATGTAACTGTAGTAACTTATGGAAAAATGTTAACAAGAGTTATGAAAGCAGCAGATGAATTAGAAAAAGAAGGTATTTCAGTAGAAGTTGTAGATCCTAGAACATTAATACCTTTAGATAAAGAAATTATATTAAATTCTGTTAAGAAAACAGGAAAAGTTGTACTTGTAAATGATGCACATAAAACAAGTGGATTTATAGGTGAAATTTCAGCAATAATTTCTGAATCAGATGCATTTGATTACTTAGATGCACCTATAAGAAGGGTTGCAGGAGAAGATGTTCCTATGCCTTATGCACAAAATTTAGAATTTGCTATGGTGCCAACAGTAGAAACAATTAAAGATGCAATACGTAAAACAGTAAATAAACAGTAGAGGTGGAATAATGGAAAAACAAGGATTAAGAGCAACACCTGCTGCAAGAAAACTAGCTTCTCAATTAAAGTTAGATTTATCAGTAATACCTGGTAGTGGAGCTTTTGGTAGAGTGCATAAAGATGATGTTGCTTCATATAAAGAAGAATCAAGTGTTAGAATATCACCTGTAGCAAGAAGAATTGCTGAGGTAAATGGTATTGATTGGCAAGAATTAAAAGGAACAGGTGTAAGAGGTAAGATAATGAAAAATGATATCTTAGCACTTCTTGAATCAGAAAATAAAGATACTTATGTTGCACCTGCTAAAGAAAAAGATTATATAAATCAAGAAAAAACTAATGTTGAAGAAAAATTAGATGATAAGAAAGATAAATATGGTGAAATAGAAGTAATACCTATGACAGCTATGAGAAAAGTTATAGCTAAACGTATGGTGGAAAGCTATTTAACAGCACCAACATTTACATTAAATTATGATATAGATATGACTGAAGCGTTAGCTTTAAGAAAGAAAGTTCTTGAACCTATATTAAATGAAACAGGTAAAAAAGTTACAGTAACAGATATAATATCTCTTGCAGTAATTAAAACTTTAATGAAACATAAATATTTAAATTCATCTTTAACTGAAGATGGACAAAATATTATAGCTCATAACTATGTAAATTTAGCTATGGCTGTAGGATTTGATGGTGGATTATTAACTCCAGTAGTATATAATGCGGAAAAAATGAGTTTATCTCAATTAGTAGTTGCGTTAAAAGATGTAACAACTCGTGCACTTGATATGAAACTTGCGCCAAGTGAATTACAAGGATCTACATTTACTATAAGTAATTTAGGAATGTATGGGGTGTCTTCATTTGGACCTATAATAAATCAACCTAACTCTGCAATTTTAGGAGTAAGTGCTACAGTAGAAAAACCTGTTGTAGTAAATGGTGAAATTAAGATAAGACCTATAATGAGTTTAGGTCTAACTATAGATCATAGAGTGGTTGATGGTTTAGCTGGAGCTAAATTTATGAAAGACTTAAAAGAATTATTAGAAAATCCAATAACAATGTTGATATAAAGGAGATAAAAGATGGCATTAGAAGTTATCATGCCCAAAGCTGGTATAGATATGACAGAAGGGCAAATAGTTAAATGGAATAAAAAAGTTGGAGAATTTGTTAAACAAGGTGAAATACTTTTAGAAATAATGACAGATAAAGTTAATATGGAACTTGAAGCAGAAGAAGATGGATACTTATTAGCTATATTAAAAAATGATGGAGAAACAGTACCAGTAACTGAAGTTATAGGTTACTTAGGAGCAGAAGGAGAAGCAGTTCCTACTGCAGGAGCACAAGCAGCTCCAGCTGAAAAAGTAGAAGAAGCACCAGTAGCACCTAAGGCTGAAGAACCAGTAAAAACTAAGAAAAGTGATGACGCTTATGATGTAGTAGTTATAGGTGGAGGTCCTGCTGGATATGTTGCAGCAATTAAAGCAGCACAAATTGGTGCTAAAGTTGCAGTTGTTGAAAAATCAGAACTTGGTGGAACTTGTTTAAATAGAGGATGTATACCTACAAAAGCATACTTACATAATGCAGAAATTATAGAAGGAATAGGTCATGCTGCTGCGCGTGGTATCATGATAGAAAATCCTAAATTTACTGTAGATATGGATAAAGTATTAGCTATGAAATCAAAAGTTGTTAAAACTTTAGTTGGTGGAGTAGGAGCATTACTTAAGAGTAATGGTGTAGATGTATTTAAAGGTATAGGAAGAATTACTAAAGATAAGAATGTATTAGTTGATGGAGCTAAACTTCTTGAAACAGATAAGATAATCTTAGCTGGAGGATCTAAAGTAAGTAAAATCAATATACCTGGTATGGATTCTAAACTTGTTATGACAAGTGATGATATATTAGAATTAAATGAAGTACCTAAAACATTAGCTGTAATAGGTGGAGGAGTTGTAGGAGTTGAACTTGGTCAAGCATTCTCAACATTCGGATCTAATGTAACAGTAATTGAAATGATGGATAGAATAGTTCCAGGAATGGATGCAGAAGTTTCAAATACTTTAAGAGCAGCTCTTGAGAAAAAAGGTATGACTATAATGACAGCAACTAAACTTCAAGAAATTATTGAAGAAGATGGTAAATTAAGAATTAAATTAGAAGGAAAACAAGACTTAATAGTTGATAGAGCTCTTCTTTCTATAGGACGTGTACCAGATCTTGAAGGAATTGGAGAAGTTGAATTTGAACTTGAAAGAGGAAAAATAAAAGTTGATGAATATATGGAAACTTCAGTTAAAGGAATATATGCACCTGGGGATATAAACGGAACTAAGATGTTAGCTCATGCTGCATTTAGAATGGGAGAAGTTGCTGCTGAAAATGCTGTAAATGGAAACCATCATGTTGCTAAACTTGATTTAACTCCAGCAGCTATATACACTATGCCAGAAGTTGCAATGGTTGGATTAACTGAAGAACAAGCTAGAGCTAAATATGATATTTCAGTTGGTAAATTTAACTTTGCTGCTAATGGACGTGCAATTGCATCTGATGAAAACTTTGGATTTGTAAAAGTTATAGCAGATAAAAAATATGGAGAAATATTAGGGGTTCATATTATAGGGCCTGCAGCTGCAGAAATAATAAACGAAGCTTCATCTATAATGGAAATGGAAATAACTGTTGAAGAAATGTTAAAAACTATTCATGGACATCCTACATATTCAGAAGTAATGTATGAAGCATTCGCTGATGTATTAGGACTTGCAGTACATGCTTTAAAGAAAAAATAATAAAAATAATAAATATTAAAAGGTGATTTTTTGTAATCACCTTTTGGTGTATATACTAAAATAAGGAGAATAGACTATGATTTACATTATTAGCGATACAAATGAAACAGCTTTTAATATAGCAAGTGAAGAATATGCATTTAAAAAATTATTAAATGAAGATATGATTTTTATGTTATGGATAAATAAACCATCTATAATAGTTGGTAGACATCAAAATACTATAGAAGAAATTAATAAGGAATATGTTAAAGAAAATAATATAGAAGTTGTAAGAAGAATTAGTGGTGGAGGTGCAGTTTACCATGATTATAATAATCTTAACTATACTATAATATCTAAAGAAAATGAAGAAAAAGCATTTGATTTTAAGAGTTTTTCTGTACCAGTTATTAAAACACTTGAAAGTCTTGGAGTTAAGGCTGAATTTACAGGAAGAAATGATTTAGAAATAGATGGTAAAAAAATATGTGGTAATGCACAAGCATATATAAATGGAAGAATTATGCATCATGGATGTCTTTTATTTGATGTTGATTTATCAGTTCTAGCAAAGGCCTTAAAAGTATCTAAAGATAAAATAGAGTCAAAAGGAGTAAAATCTGTAAGAGCAAGAGTTACTAATATAGTTGAAGAATTACCTGAAAAAATAGATGTAATAGAATTTAGAGATTTACTTTTAGAGTATATGAAGAAAGAATATCCTGAAATGAAGGAATACAAATTTAGTGAAGAAGATATTAAAGAAATTAATAAAGCTAAAGAAGCTAAATTTGGAAATTGGGATTGGAATTATGGAAAATCTCCTGAATATAATATAACAAGAGGTATAAAATTCCCTAAAGGTAAAATTGAAATATATGCAAATGTAATAGATTCTAAAATAGAAAATATTAAAATATATGGAGATTTCTTTGGTATAGAAGATGTTGCCTATGTTGAAGAAGTTTTAAAAGGCGTGAAATATGAAAGAGAATTTGTACTTGAAAGATTAAATAGTATAAATCTTAGTAGATATTTTGCAGGTATAACACCAGAAGAAGTTGCAGAAGCTATAGTTGAATAGATAAATATAAGTGAGGAGCAAATTAAAGTTTGCTTCTTTTAATTTATATAAAATTAAAAATTAAATTTTATGTAGTTTAGTTATTTAATTTTGTAAAAAAATAATACTTTGAAAATGCTTAATTTATATGATTTTTTATTACTAATTCTAAGTTAGTTCTAATTGATAAAATATTAAAAATTTTATATACTTTATCTAACGTTAAGAGAAAATATAGAGGAGATAAAGATGAAAAAAAATATAAATAAAATTTTATTAGCATTAACATTATTACCGATAGTAGGATTTGCTGCATATAATGGGCAAAATTATAGTGATACACAAAAAATTTCAAGATATAAAATAGATTATTCTTATAAAGATAGAGTACAAAATATAACAGAAGTTAAGAATTTTTCTTTTTCAAATGTAAATAGAGTAAAACTTGAAGTAGATGTAGAAGGAATTGATGGATCAATTTCATTTAAAGTAGTAGAAGATAGAGGAAAAGTTGTTTTTAGAGCAGATAATCCATATGAATTTGAAAGATATATAGAATTAAATTCTTCAAAAAGCTATAAATTAGTTGTAGAGTTAAAAAACTTTACAGGAAAGTATGAATTTGAATTAGAATCTAAATAATATATGAGCATACGCGTATTTGTGTATGCTTTTTTATTGTATTAATTAAAAAAATTAGTATAATAATTTGTTATAATATAAGTGTTAAATTTGAAGGGATAGATAATGAAAAGGAAAATATTTGGTGAATTTAAAGAGGTTTTAAAAAATTTATATGATAATAAATTTGAATATATAATTAATACATCTATAATGGAAGCTGGAATATTAACATTAGGAGCTTTTGTCCTTGAAAAAATATTTGAATTAATGATGTATTTTGCAGGAATACATAATGTTACTCAAACTAATTTTTATAACATATTATTTCACCCAGTTAGCCTTATAACTTTAATAGTATATATCCTAATTATGGCTTTTATAATGTTTTTTGAGTTTTCGTTTATAGTATTTATGATATATGGAAAGTTTAATAATAAAAATTATTCAGTAAAAACCATACTTAATAAGTCATTTAATTCTATGAAAAGTTTAATAGGTAAACAATTTATATTCTTTTTAGCCTATTTTATTACTATGATACCTATACAAAATTTAGGTTTAAATTCAGTTTTAACCCAGGATTTATATATACCAAAATTTATAACAGAAGAATTATTAAAAACTCCTTCTAATGCGATTATATTTTTAGTAGCTATGGTAATTTTGATATATATTAATTTTAGATTATTTTTTGTTATACCTCTGACTATAATTTCTAGAAAAAGTTTAAGTGATAGTATAAAGGAAAGTTGGGAGATAACTAAAAATCATAAATTAGAAATAATTTTGATAGTTTTAATGTCAGAAGTAATATTTACAATAGTTTCAGGGATTATAGTGTTCGTTGTTATCTATATATTTGAAATTATTAATAGTAGTGGAAATAGTTTAATATTACAAACTTTATTTTTTACTTTATTACAAGCTGTATTTTTATTTTTTAGTGTAATGTCTAAATTAGTTATAGTAACAACATTAGTTAATATTATAGTTGATAAAAATGAGGTATCAAATGAAATTATTAATCTTGAAAGCAAGGAAAAAAGAAAGTTTAAATATTTCAATACATTTTTAACTATATTTACCATCTCTTTAATTATATACAATGGATATAATATATACTATACAGGGGTTAATGAAAATGTGTTAACTATTGCTCATAGAGGAGATGTAGAGTATGGAGTTGAAAATTCTTTAGAGGCTTTAGAAGGTGCTTTGAAAAATAAGGCTGATTATGTAGAAATGGATATAGTAATGACTAAAGACAATAAATTCGTTGTATTACATGATTTTAATTTAAAAAGACTTGCAGGAATTAATAAGAATATATATGATATGAATTTTGATGAAGTTGTAGGTTTAGAAATTAAACAGGGAGGATTTAAATCACACATTCCTTCATTTGAAGAATATGTAAAAAGAGCAAAAGAACTTGATGTTAAACTTTTAGTTGAATTAAAACCTCATGGTGAAGAACCAGATAATTATGTTGATTTGGTAATACAAGAATTAAAAAGATTAGGTATAGATAAAAAGTATAAGGTAATGTCTTTAAATAAGGATGTAATTGTAGAACTTAATAAAAAAGAACCAGATATTGATACAGGTTATGTAATACCTATACAATTTGGAAGTTTTAATAATATAGCTGTAGATTTCTATGTTATAGAAGATTTTTCTTTTTCAAATTATTTATTAAGAGAAGCTAAGATAGAAAATAAAAATGTCTTTGTATGGACTATAAATGATAAAGAAGATATGACTAGATATTTACAAACTGCAGTAGATGGGATTATAACAGACAATCCTAAAATGGTTAATGATGTAAAAAAAGAATTAAAAACTCATAATACATATTTTGACAAAGTTGCTAGAGAATTAGAGTTATAATATATTTTTTACCTTTAAAAAAATTGATTTTATACTAGACAAAAAATATTAAAAGTGTTAAAATATTAAAGTAAGTAATAACAATGAAGGAGAAGGAAAATGTCTAAAAAAGTTAGGGTTAGAATAGCTCCATCACCTACAGGAGATCCACATGTAGGAACAGCATATATAGGGCTATTTAACTATGCATTTGCACATCATGAAGGTGGAGAATTTATATTAAGAATAGAAGATACAGATAGAACAAGATTTTCTTCAGATTCAGAACAACAAATTTTTGATGCTATGAAATGGTTAGGATTAAATTATTCTGAAGGTCCTGATAATGGTGGTGAATATGGTCCGTATAGACAATCTGAAAGATTTAATATATATAAAAAATATGCTTTAGAATTAGTTGAAAAAGGTGAGGCATATTATTCATTTGAAACGCCAGAAGAATTAGAAATAATGAAAGAAAGACAAAAAGCAATGGGCTTACCGCCTATGTATGATAGAAGAAGTAGAAATTTATCTAAAGAAGTAATTGAAGAAAATTTAGCTAAAGGAATGCCGTATGTAATTCGTATGAAAATGCCACTTGAAGGTCAAACAGTGGTTGAAGATCAATTAAGAGGTAAAATTTTCTTTGATAATGATAAAATAGATGATCAAGTTTTACTTAAATCTGATGGATTTCCAACTTATCACTTAGCTAATATAGTAGATGATCATTTAATGGGTATTACACATGTTATTCGTGCTGAAGAATGGATAGCATCAACTCCTAAGCATATACAACTTTATAGAGCTTTTGGTTGGGAAGAACCTAAATGGTATCATATGCCATTACTTAGAAATGCTGATAAAACTAAAATTTCTAAGAGAAAAAATCCAGTATCATTAAATTACTATAAAGAAGAAGGATATTTAAAAGAAGGACTACTTAACTTCTTAGCATTAATGGGATGGAGTCTAGGTGGAGAAAAAGAAATCTTTACTTTACAAGAAATGATAGATAATTTCTCATTTGATAGAATATCACTTGGAGGACCTGTATTTGATTTAGTTAAACTAGCATGGGTTAATAATCAACATATGAGATTGAAAGATATAAAAGATTTAACAGATCTAGCTATACCATTTATAGACAAACAAGGTTTTGATATTTCTAAATTTAGTAGAGAAAAATTAGAAAGAATGGTAGAAATTTCAAGAGAAGGAACTCATACATTAAAAGAATTAGCACAAAGTTTAGATGTATTCTTTGAAGATGAGTTTACTCTTCCAGTAGTTACTGAAGATATGAACAAAAAAGAGAGAAAATCAGTAGAAAGAGTACTTGAAGCATTAGCTAGTGAAGAAGGTAAGAAATCTATAAACTTATTTATAGAAAAATTAAATAACTTTGATGAAGAAATAAATGAAGAAGAAATTAAAGATATTCTACATAAATTACCTGAAGAGTTAAATGAAGGAATAGGTAAAGTTTTAATGCCATTAAGAGCGGCAATAACTGGTAAATCAAAAGGACCAGACCTATATTCTATAATCTCAGTTATAGGTAAAGAAAGAACATTGAATAGAATAAAAAATGTATTCTAAGAAAGGTATATAAAATGGCAAAAGTAAAAGCGAAAGACGCGATAAGAATATCATTTGGAGAAATATTAAATGAAAAACCATATCATCAAATAACAGTTAAAGAAATTGTTATGAAAGCAGGAGTTACAAGACAAATATTCTATTACTATTTCAGTAGCATGATAGAACTATTAGAATATTTTGAAGATGGTACAGTTGATAATATCCTTAAAGAAAAGAAAAAAATGAAAAAATTAAGTGATGCATATGATTTATTCTTTAGAGTTATGATAGAAAAAAGTAATTTAATTAAAAATTTAAATTATTCTGAATCTAAAGGAGTTTTAAGAGATGCACTTGAAAGAATGGCAAAACATCTATACTCAAGAATATTAACAGATGTATTTGATAAAACAAGAGTTTCAAATAGAGATAGAGAATTTTTAATAGGATATTATACTTATGGATTTGCATCAATACTATATGAATGGGTGCAAAAAGGAATGGATCCTAATTATCAATATTTAGTTAAAAACTTAAGTGCTTTAGTAGATGATAGTTTACCAGAAGTAGTAAAAAGATTTGAAGAATTATAGAAAAAAGAAAGTTAAAAAAGTAGGATAAAG
The nucleotide sequence above comes from Pseudostreptobacillus hongkongensis. Encoded proteins:
- the gltX gene encoding glutamate--tRNA ligase; amino-acid sequence: MSKKVRVRIAPSPTGDPHVGTAYIGLFNYAFAHHEGGEFILRIEDTDRTRFSSDSEQQIFDAMKWLGLNYSEGPDNGGEYGPYRQSERFNIYKKYALELVEKGEAYYSFETPEELEIMKERQKAMGLPPMYDRRSRNLSKEVIEENLAKGMPYVIRMKMPLEGQTVVEDQLRGKIFFDNDKIDDQVLLKSDGFPTYHLANIVDDHLMGITHVIRAEEWIASTPKHIQLYRAFGWEEPKWYHMPLLRNADKTKISKRKNPVSLNYYKEEGYLKEGLLNFLALMGWSLGGEKEIFTLQEMIDNFSFDRISLGGPVFDLVKLAWVNNQHMRLKDIKDLTDLAIPFIDKQGFDISKFSREKLERMVEISREGTHTLKELAQSLDVFFEDEFTLPVVTEDMNKKERKSVERVLEALASEEGKKSINLFIEKLNNFDEEINEEEIKDILHKLPEELNEGIGKVLMPLRAAITGKSKGPDLYSIISVIGKERTLNRIKNVF
- a CDS encoding glycerophosphoryl diester phosphodiesterase membrane domain-containing protein; amino-acid sequence: MKRKIFGEFKEVLKNLYDNKFEYIINTSIMEAGILTLGAFVLEKIFELMMYFAGIHNVTQTNFYNILFHPVSLITLIVYILIMAFIMFFEFSFIVFMIYGKFNNKNYSVKTILNKSFNSMKSLIGKQFIFFLAYFITMIPIQNLGLNSVLTQDLYIPKFITEELLKTPSNAIIFLVAMVILIYINFRLFFVIPLTIISRKSLSDSIKESWEITKNHKLEIILIVLMSEVIFTIVSGIIVFVVIYIFEIINSSGNSLILQTLFFTLLQAVFLFFSVMSKLVIVTTLVNIIVDKNEVSNEIINLESKEKRKFKYFNTFLTIFTISLIIYNGYNIYYTGVNENVLTIAHRGDVEYGVENSLEALEGALKNKADYVEMDIVMTKDNKFVVLHDFNLKRLAGINKNIYDMNFDEVVGLEIKQGGFKSHIPSFEEYVKRAKELDVKLLVELKPHGEEPDNYVDLVIQELKRLGIDKKYKVMSLNKDVIVELNKKEPDIDTGYVIPIQFGSFNNIAVDFYVIEDFSFSNYLLREAKIENKNVFVWTINDKEDMTRYLQTAVDGIITDNPKMVNDVKKELKTHNTYFDKVARELEL
- a CDS encoding TetR/AcrR family transcriptional regulator encodes the protein MAKVKAKDAIRISFGEILNEKPYHQITVKEIVMKAGVTRQIFYYYFSSMIELLEYFEDGTVDNILKEKKKMKKLSDAYDLFFRVMIEKSNLIKNLNYSESKGVLRDALERMAKHLYSRILTDVFDKTRVSNRDREFLIGYYTYGFASILYEWVQKGMDPNYQYLVKNLSALVDDSLPEVVKRFEEL